The DNA sequence AAAAATGTAATAAAGAAACTGTTGTCTTTTAAAACTCTATCGCATTCTGGCAGAACATTATAAAAAAGACTTAAATCAGTATCATTTCGGACACCATCTTTATTTAATCCGTAAGGTGGGTCAGTAATTATCGCATCTATGGAATTATCTGGAATTAACTTTATCAGTTCCAAACAATCTCCACAGATTATTTTATTGACGAAATCTTCTGGATATTTAAGATTTCCATTAAATTTATTTGTCCTTAATATCATTTTCATCTTAAACAATCCTTAAACCGCAATGTTTGTCACTCCACGGCACTCTGTCTTATTAGTCTTGGTTGTTATCTTACGCCTGAGTAATCTCTTACGCTTGTAGGCCTAACACCAGAAATCACCTGCTTTTTCCCAGAGCGAAGCAGCGGGAAAAAGTCAGGTGGATTGATTTGTTATATATTCTTTGTATTTGCTTTGCCATAGATAAACATAGGAATGTCATCTTGAACTACTAAATAACCCTCTTCCCAATCATCAGGAAGATTCATCTCAAATGGTCTAAAGCGATCATATTCTTTTTTAAATACTTCAACAGGCAAATCTACTGTTTCCCATGCGTAATTGCACCACCAACGTACTGGATTATTTGAATTGTTTTCTTTTTTGATAACTATAGCTTCAGCTGGGTTGAGATTCTTACCTTTTTCAATAGCTATAATTTTAGGCATGGTATTTTACCTTTTTCAATTTTATTCCTTGTATATAACATTCATTTTTATACTTATTCTACATTCGGCGATAAAATACAATGGAAATATTATAAAGTCAAGAGAAGTTTAGAAAAATATATTGAAAAGCGAGTTGTTATTATATATAATATTTAAAATTTAAATATTATAATGATTCGGTATAATTTAGGAGTTTGTTATATTAAGTGAGTTTAAAGAATATTTGCTTCAGCAGGGCAAGGTAAAGGCAAATCAAATCCCCTACTACTTAAAGTGGATAGGAAACTGCTATGCCTTTTTTCATGTTTCTGATTCAACCTTGCTGAACAGCGACCAGAAGAAACAGTTTTTGACATACACGGCAAAAAATCATGAGGATTGGCAGGTGAATCAGGCTGATACTGCGTTAAGGCTTTACAATTATTTTCTTTCCGAAAAACTTAAGACATCAATTCCAACAAATATGGCGCAGGAGAATTGGATCACGATTGAGGAAAAACTGCGTGAGGCATTGAGGCTGCGGCACAGGTCATACTCCACCGAAAAAACTTACCTCACATGGGCGCGCAGTTTTCATGCCTTTATAAATAACAAAGAACCTGCTGACCTTGAAGGTAGAGATATTCAGGATTTTCTGAG is a window from the Deltaproteobacteria bacterium genome containing:
- a CDS encoding phage integrase N-terminal SAM-like domain-containing protein, whose product is MLQQGKVKANQIPYYLKWIGNCYAFFHVSDSTLLNSDQKKQFLTYTAKNHEDWQVNQADTALRLYNYFLSEKLKTSIPTNMAQENWITIEEKLREALRLRHRSYSTEKTYLTWARSFHAFINNKEPADLEGRDIQDFL